A single Anopheles funestus chromosome 2RL, idAnoFuneDA-416_04, whole genome shotgun sequence DNA region contains:
- the LOC125766223 gene encoding uncharacterized protein LOC125766223 has translation MATNGISETRTSINCENIPELFLDKLTAKMHFSQFGKIKRFILRPSRLACTVEYEQPEAAQQALERGGQYKNMSFIISWTDVKPQSFGDNGKIGGPSIDMEVQMELEAIDNTRGAPSPNLLAFYKSGEQRPAIVTNSRPSLPKPALPPAARTEQDPKIKQARVELETLARKPAFSAEERYRVLEAKDRYIRLTTERTTDIRKAKNIVGTCPDMCPEKERYLREWKCMVPSYEKQAGGATQIDHVKAIKQYSRSSADQELPLPHELRSQQALGRTMHFLLINLADLCDDDESDGGGNVSDWFHYIWDRTRGIRKDITQQDLCSPTVVELVEQCTRFHIHCAARLVSEDPSVFDQKINTENMTKCLQTLKYMYTDLAKRGQRCPAEAEFRAYMVLLYLNDGNFLWELRQLPEAIIHSREIQFALSVYFALEENNFVRFFQLVQSTSYMNACILLRYFTQVRQKALEILRKAYAVRSTATFSLEYMTNILGFEDEEEADAFFDHYGIVVDQTTDMVIFEPRQLNFYKPDLPFPTSRAVRLVESKRTVSTGEAICGRPLEQWEKQFPAIQRPTESFDTNGCLKEQVLEKVFADRKENAEESLTQPQKTTLKDLLPLQPIEEDKVDSTILNARDETMSDDRIFKVPSPTIAIPRLSPRARTPPSKPTAAPFVVEQNVATPSAAIVGMFDSKAPSAESSIFQASTAVAPKAFTFPTGFGNNVFGSVTPPSNPSTTTSGVDGSKLFGSFGSSTSTTGSSIFNQSTSNATITNKPNTFGQLSSIPMQQYISPPTNISITPAGQTFFEAAKETSLMKPQTPAASASLFQPKLSGFSPSTTFGGETLSGSVNPFARVNIFDQASAMPNKTPSSSSPALVGGFFQQSLKEKNDFKETVAATPKRPDPNELAELEEQQEKLKQEQERKRQEQLEKERKQSIERAIAAELEKLLDLAVQEIVPEIADTALERHKRLQQYPLELFNELADETLAALVLSVAKQELDRMERIKAARAWKLSVKYFHRWHRHAQSAARWRRLMRTVPPSFINGSVGIDQLPRCDQLRPFLNARFTGTKLSPDQVLQDEVVRREVFLFDAFPERQLIDPFMPLEGMIHQLQTLSPTHLLGLAGPICWKMVVSIPTEGEEGSAGFPSFVQRWLQCCGFRKDNSATKHPYFYLATKPPPSKQLHTINSGFCDVSKEQRAICMRLLRGQSLISEKDTDRAEACNLSDAVIFFLSDRCCIEDARKRLNNILAKCGTVEPSIAVILYCPNSAGAGGSTISVDSLEQKLGLAVGTIKRWRVFPWCKATENDTLREAINYLTNCYRAHLQFDSPRYLERLEMRPLTDFLEICVGPEMWFRLDKACRKPDGCTLAGRNGNAMVQLYNSIVSKVQSMVNQNLKPFVRVPEEFGKLRDCSVVTKTGKFLPLPEVYFPSDWHSSQRKDQLIQLLKSLELRPLPNSLQNAIDHVAQEATAHGVATDVTTLRAELNEYLSTYRILSLEDTYALSTLTQQLVQGIVSQLAGCVYESETQPSGWTDENVRHCYWVPLLALISEKVLRTLLLRTESSDSTRTLPLEVCYRRSEFLHHTESNWWKDQLVQLQEQALRAMEETQSNISLSNQSSRSNLSTITCDRKRTHKEISQYNDSIASLCDSFTSYSDSSFSDSIRSDSGCKRTKIVNGVRYSQEIVDDVIAEGMKALARAEQMLTQQHRIRSELQTAFKPLEQNIQEVEKSCRILQYQHGRSSPK, from the exons ATGGCTACAAACGGAATAAGTGAAACTCGCACTTCCATTAA CTGCGAAAACATTCCGGAACTGTTTCTGGATAAGCTGACCGCAAAGATGCACTTTAGCCAGTTTGGCAAAATCAAACGCTTTATACTAAGACCAAGCCGTCTTGCGTGTACGGTCGAATACGAGCAACCCGAAGCGGCGCAACAAGCTCTGGAAAGAGGCGGCCAGTACAAGAACATGTCGTTCATCATCTCTTGGACGGATGTAAAACCTCAGTCGTTCGGTGATAATGGCAAAATTGGCGGACCGTCTATCGATATGGAGGTGCAGATGGAACTGGAAGCTATTGATAACACACGGGGAGCACCTTCGCCAA ATTTGTTGGCGTTTTATAAAAGTGGAGAACAGCGACCTGCGATTGTCACAAACAGTCGTCCCTCTCTTCCTAAACCCGCGTTACCTCCTGCAGCCCGTACGGAGCAAGACCCAAAGATTAAACAGGCTCGGGTGGAGCTAGAAACGTTAGCACGCAAACCAGCGTTTTCTGCCGAAGAGCGTTACAGAGTGCTGGAGGCAAAGGATCGCTACATTCGCCTCACAACGGAACGGACGACTGACATTCGCAAGGCAAAAAACATCGTAGGCACTTGTCCAGACATGTGCCCTGAAAAGGAGCGCTATCTACGTGAGTGGAAGTGTATGGTGCCTTCGTATGAGAAACAGGCCGGCGGTGCTACGCAGATTGATCACGTGAAAGCTATCAAACAGTACTCTCGCAGTTCAGCCGACCAGGAACTACCCTTACCGCACGAGTTGCGCTCGCAGCAAGCACTTGGACGCACGATGCACTTCTTGCTTATCAATTTAGCTGACCTatgcgatgatgatgaaagtgATGGAGGGGGAAATGTAAGTGATTGGTTCCATTACATCTGGGATCGAACGCGCGGTATCCGGAAGGACATTACGCAGCAAGACCTTTGCTCACCCACCGTTGTTGAGCTGGTGGAACAGTGCACTCGCTTTCACATACATTGTGCGGCTCGACTTGTGTCCGAGGATCCATCCGTGTTTGATCAGAAAATCAATACCGAAAACATGACGAAATGTCTGCAAACACTCAAGTACATGTATACCGATCTGGCTAAGCGCGGTCAACGTTGTCCAGCAGAGGCGGAATTTCGTGCTTATATGGTCCTGCTGTACCTGAACGATGGCAACTTCTTGTGGGAGCTACGCCAGCTACCGGAAGCAATTATTCACTCGAGGGAAATCCAATTTGCGCTCTCGGTGTACTTCGCGCTGGAGGAGAACAATTTTGTGCGATTTTTCCAGCTTGTACAGTCGACCAGCTACATGAACGCATGCATCTTACTACGATACTTTACGCAAGTCCGTCAGAAAGCGCTGGAAATTCTACGGAAAGCGTATGCAGTACGATCAACGGCGACCTTCTCGCTGGAGTACATGACAAACATCCTTGGCTTTGAGGATGAAGAGGAAGCGGATGCTTTCTTCGATCACTACGGCATTGTGGTCGATCAAACGACCGATATGGTAATATTTGAACCCAGGCAGTTGAATTTCTACAAACCTGATCTTCCGTTTCCGACGTCCCGTGCAGTCCGACTAGTTGAGAGTAAACGCACCGTATCGACTGGTGAAGCCATCTGCGGACGTCCACTGGAACAGTGGGAGAAACAGTTTCCTGCTATACAGCGTCCAACCGAAAGCTTCGACACAAACGGATGTTTAAAAGAGCAAGTGCTTGAAAAAGTCTTTGCTGATCGTAAGGAGAATGCAGAAGAGAGTTTAACCCAACCTCAGAAAACGACTCTTAAAGATCTTCTACCTCTACAACCAATCGAGGAAGATAAGGTAGACAGTACGATATTGAATGCACGCGATGAAACAATGTCGGATGATAGAATCTTCAAAGTGCCTTCGCCCACAATCGCCATTCCGCGGTTATCTCCTCGTGCTCGTACTCCTCCCAGTAAGCCAACTGCAGCACCGTTTGTTGTCGAACAAAATGTTGCCACACCATCAGCAGCGATAGTAGGAATGTTCGATTCAAAAGCACCTAGTGCGGAATCTTCCATCTTCCAAGCATCAACAGCCGTTGCTCCAAAAGCATTTACATTTCCCACCGGTTTTGGCAATAATGTATTTGGCAGCGTCACTCCACCCAGCAATCCTTCAACGACAACTTCTGGAGTTGATGGCAGTAAACTATTCGGCTCATTTGGATCTAGTACATCAACGACTGGAAGTAGCATTTTTAATCAATCGACCAGTAAcgcaacaataacaaataaacCCAATACGTTTGGCCAGCTCAGCAGCATCCCAATGCAGCAGTACATTAGTCCACCGACAAACATTTCTATAACACCTGCCGGACAAACGTTCTTTGAAGCAGCCAAAGAAACGTCCCTCATGAAACCACAAACACCGGCCGCATCGGCTTCATTGTTCCAGCCCAAACTATCTGGATTCTCTCCATCGACGACATTCGGCGGGGAAACGTTGTCCGGTTCAGTAAATCCTTTCGCAAGGGTAAATATATTTGATCAAGCGTCTGCAATGCCTAATAAAACGCCTAGTAGTTCATCTCCGGCGCTTGTGGGTGGCTTTTTCCAGCAATCCCTCAAAGAAAAGAACGATTTCAAGGAAACCGTTGCTGCAACGCCCAAACGGCCAGATCCAAATGAGCTTGCAGAGCTCGAGGAACAGCAGGAAAAGTTAAAACAGGAACAAGAACGAAAAAGGCAGGAACAGCTCGAGAAGGAACGTAAGCAATCAATTGAACGGGCAATTGCTGCTGAGCTGGAGAAACTGCTGGATCTAGCTGTACAAGAGATTGTACCGGAAATTGCCGACACGGCATTGGAGCGCCACAAACGATTGCAGCAATATCCGCTCGAACTGTTTAACGAACTAGCGGATGAGACCCTCGCCGCCCTTGTGCTTTCCGTGGCCAAACAGGAACTTGATCGAATGGAACGAATAAAAGCTGCCCGGGCTTGGAAACTGAGCGTAAAATATTTCCACCGTTGGCACCGTCACGCTCAGAGTGCGGCAAGGTGGCGTCGATTAATGCGTACTGTCCCACCGTCCTTCATCAATGGCAGTGTTGGAATCGACCAATTACCACGCTGTGATCAATTACGCCCATTCTTAAATGCACGATTTACGGGCACGAAACTCAGCCCCGATCAGGTACTTCAAGATGAGGTTGTACGTCGCGAGGTGTTCCTGTTCGATGCATTTCCTGAGCGACAGCTGATCGATCCATTCATGCCGCTGGAAGGTATGATTCACCAACTGCAGACACTATCTCCGACCCATTTGCTTGGACTAGCCGGACCGATCTGCTGGAAAATGGTGGTTTCGATACCAACGGAAGGCGAGGAGGGTTCGGCAGGATTTCCCAGCTTCGTTCAACGCTGGCTACAGTGCTGTGGATTCCGGAAAGACAACAGTGCCACAAAGCATCCATATTTTTACTTAGCCACAAAACCACCACCTTCGAAACAGCTACATACAATAAATAGTGGCTTTTGCGATGTTAGCAAAGAACAACGAGCAATCTGCATGCGCTTGCTAAGGGGACAATCGTTAATCAGCGAAAAGGATACCGATCGTGCCGAAGCATGCAATCTAAGCGATGCGGTCATATTTTTCCTGAGCGATCGTTGCTGTATCGAAGATGCTCGGAAACGCCTGAACAACATTCTGGCAAAGTGTGGCACCGTGGAACCAAGTATTGCTGTTATTCTGTATTGCCCAAACAGTGCCGGAGCTGGTGGCAGCACTATATCGGTGGATAGTTTGGAACAGAAGCTAGGATTGGCTGTAGGGACAATCAAACGATGGCGCGTATTTCCTTGGTGTAAAGCAACGGAAAATGACACACTGCGAGAGGCAATCAACTACCTTACTAACTGTTATCGAGCGCACCTACAGTTTGATTCACCACGCTACCTGGAGCGATTGGAGATGCGTCCGCTAACCGACTTCCTGGAGATTTGCGTTGGTCCGGAAATGTGGTTCCGGTTGGATAAGGCTTGCCGCAAACCAGACGGCTGCACCCTAGCCGGACGGAATGGAAATGCAATGGTGCAATTGTACAATTCAATCGTTAGCAAGGTTCAATCGATGGtgaaccaaaatttaaaaccgTTTGTTCGAGTGCCAGAAGAATTTGGAAAACTTCGCGATTGTTCGGTGGTGACTAAAACTGGAAAGTTTCTACCGTTGCCGGAAGTGTACTTTCCATCAGATTGGCACAGTTCCCAGCGTAAGGACCAGCTAATACAACTGCTAAAATCGCTTGAGCTACGCCCGCTGCCAAACAGTTTGCAGAATGCCATCGATCATGTCGCTCAAGAAGCCACCGCTCATGGTGTCGCTACGGACGTTACTACACTCAGGGCGGAACTGAACGAGTATCTGTCCACCTATCGGATACTTTCATTGGAAGATACATACGCGTTAAGCACGCTTACTCAACAGCTTGTTCAGGGCATTGTTTCACAACTAGCAGGATGTGTCTACGAATCGGAAACTCAACCATCGGGATGGACCGACGAAAATGTGCGCCATTGCTACTGGGTACCACTATTAGCATTGATTTCGGAAAAGGTTCTACGTACTCTATTATTACGTACAGAGAGCAGTGATTCAACAAGAACACTACCGCTCGAAGTATGCTATCGACGTAGTGAGTTTCTGCACCACACTGAATCGAACTGGTGGAAGGATCAACTCGTACAATTGCAGGAACAAGCATTGAGAGCCATGGAAGAGACACAAAGTAACATTAGTCTCTCGAATCAATCATCCCGATCGAACCTCAGTACCATTACGTGCGATCGAAAGCGTACGCATAAGGAGATATCTCAATATAACGACAGCATAGCTAGCTTGTGTGACAGTTTCACTAGCTACAGTGACAGTAGCTTCAGTGATAGCATACGAAGCGATAGCGGGTGCAAACGGACCAAGATAGTAAACGGTGTAAGATACAGTCAGGAGATTGTCGATGATGTGATTGCGGAGGGCATGAAAGCCTTGGCAAGAGCGGAACAGATGCTTACCCAACAGCATAGAATCAGGAGCGAATTACAAACCGCATTCAAACCACTCGAACAGAATATACAGGAGGTTGAAAAATCATGTAGAATACTTCAATATCAACACGGAAGATCTTCGCCGAAGTGA
- the LOC125766242 gene encoding glycerate kinase, protein MIRFSVIRPWRLVSRRMSTSHCANVNKLRELFSSGLAAVKPKSLFEGYYDTSSEVHESFNHDHKRYHVIGFGKAVLGMAVQVEKLLGRRLCSGCISIPLGTSERFAGDVDFSLSPNTVIEVIECAHNNLPDERSLMAARKMKQIAHNMTSEDILCVLVSGGGSALLCLPKAPVTLTEKLQIVKLLSTSGASIDELNYVRIALSDVKGGQLALLAKNACRIYSYVISDIVGDPIALIASGPTVVPKGIDVNEKAKDILMKHRLWDKLPNAAIHIIEQPRDNENKHGSNNNELFLLGSNAVAVCSIAQRAQSEGLKCIVLSKQLEGNVAELCAMYVELVAILYNFKKGLMSDTLLSDKLNPILIKFKCTHAETDEFIRKVIDWKMEPLLIVGAGEPTVCVSGSGKGGRNQELALRFSYGVQELENVPDSVCFLSAGTDGIDGPTDAAGAIGGAFVANDYHERFQQDGKSFIENNDSYSFYEALNGGLYFVKTGHTGTNVMDLHLLLIDS, encoded by the coding sequence ATGATAAGATTTTCAGTGATAAGACCGTGGCGACTAGTTTCCCGGAGGATGAGTACATCGCATTGTGCCAACGTAAATAAGCTGCGCGAACTATTCTCCAGTGGCTTGGCAGCAGTTAAACCAAAATCATTGTTTGAAGGATATTACGACACATCGAGCGAAGTCCATGAAAGTTTCAATCACGATCACAAACGCTATCATGTAATCGGTTTCGGAAAAGCCGTTctgggcatggccgtccaggtaGAAAAACTTCTAGGTCGACGTCTATGTAGTGGATGCATAAGCATACCACTGGGCACGAGCGAACGGTTTGCTGGAGATGTTGATTTTAGCTTATCACCAAACACTGTGATCGAAGTGATCGAGTGCGCTCACAACAACTTACCGGATGAACGATCGTTGATGGCTGCCAGGAAGATGAAGCAAATCGCGCATAACATGACGTCGGAGGACATCCTATGTGTTTTGGTATCTGGTGGAGGATCTGCTTTACTTTGTCTACCAAAAGCACCCGTTACACTGACGGAAAAGCTACAGATAGTAAAATTGTTATCCACATCAGGTGCGTCCATCGATGAGCTTAACTACGTCCGAATAGCACTATCGGATGTGAAAGGGGGACAACTTGCACTGCTAGCTAAAAATGCTTGTCGGATTTATTCATACGTAATATCTGACATTGTCGGTGACCCAATAGCATTGATAGCTAGTGGCCCCACCGTTGTTCCGAAGGGGATTGATGTGAATGAGAAAGCCAAAGACATTTTAATGAAGCACAGGTTGTGGGATAAATTACCAAATGCTGCTATACACATAATAGAGCAACCGAGAGATAACGAAAATAAGCACGGCTCGAATAACAATGAACTGTTTTTGCTGGGCAGCAATGCAGTAGCCGTATGCAGCATAGCACAAAGAGCCCAATCTGAAGGACTAAAATGTATCGTTCTTTCAAAACAGCTCGAAGGGAACGTGGCTGAGTTGTGCGCTATGTACGTAGAGTTGGTAGCAATATTGTATAATTTCAAAAAAGGTCTTATGTCTGACACCTTATTATCTGATAAGCTGAATCCCATTCTAATTAAGTTTAAATGCACCCATGCAGAAACAGATGAATTTATAAGAAAAGTTATtgattggaaaatggaaccTTTACTAATTGTTGGTGCTGGGGAGCCAACCGTTTGCGTTTCCGGCAGTGGAAAAGGGGGACGTAATCAAGAGCTTGCGCTTCGTTTTTCGTACGGTGTGCAAGAACTTGAAAATGTGCCAGATTCAGTTTGTTTTCTATCTGCCGGTACGGACGGAATCGATGGTCCAACAGATGCTGCCGGGGCAATCGGTGGAGCTTTCGTCGCCAATGATTATCATGAGCGATTCCAACAGGACGGCAAATCGTTCATCGAAAATAACGATTCTTATAGCTTTTACGAGGCACTTAACGGTGGTCTCTATTTTGTAAAAACTGGCCACACCGGTACAAATGTGATGGATTTACATCTGTTGTTAATAGATTCATAG